In Harmonia axyridis chromosome 6, icHarAxyr1.1, whole genome shotgun sequence, a single window of DNA contains:
- the LOC123682560 gene encoding myosin heavy chain, muscle isoform X25: MPKAPAGQEDEDPTPYLFVSLEQKRIDQTKPYDAKKSCWVPDEKEGFVLGEIKGTKGDLVTVGVPGGEEKNFKKENVHQVNPPKYEKVEDMADLTYLNDAAVLHNLKQRYYAKLIYTYSGLFCVAINPYKRFPVYTNRCAKLYRGKRRNEVPPHIFAISDGAYVNMLTNNENQSMLITGESGAGKTENTKKVIAYFATVGASSKKPTEEEKKKGTLEDQVVQTNPVLEAFGNAKTVRNDNSSRFGKFIRIHFGPTGKLAGADIETYLLEKARVISQQTLERSYHIFYQMMSGAVPGLKESCLLSNNIMDYYFISQGKTTIPNVDDGEECTLTDQAFDVLGFTQEEKDNIYKITASVMHMGCMKFKQRGREEQAEPDGTEGGEQVAKLLGIDQNALYQALCKPRIKVGNEFVTQGRNVNQVSYSVGAMSKAMFDRLFKFLVKKCNETLDTKQKRQHFIGVLDIAGFEIFDYNGFEQLCINFTNEKLQQFFNHHMFVLEQEEYKKEGIDWVFIDFGMDLLACIELIEKPMGILSILEEESMFPKATDRTFEEKLNTNHLGKSPNFLKPKPPKPGQQAAHFAIGHYAGNVPYNITGWLEKNKDPLNDTVVDLYKKGTNKLLVEIFADHPGQSGSAADAKGGRGKKGGGFATVSSAYKEQLNNLMTTLRSTQPHFVRCIIPNEMKQPGVIDSHLVMHQLTCNGVLEGIRICRKGFPNRMVYPDFKLRYKILNPAAVTKESDPKKCAGHILDATGLDPENYRLGHTKVFFRAGVLGQMEELRDERLGKIVTWMQSWARGYLSRKEFKKLQEQRLALQVCQRNLRKYLKLRTWPWYKLWQKVRPLLNVTRIEDEIAKLEEKAKKAEEAYERESKAKKELEGLYSKLLAEKTELLNSLEGEKGSLSETQERANKLQAQKNDLESQLQETQDRLSQEEDARNQLNQQKKKLEQEIGGYKKDVEDLELNLQKAEQDKATKEHQIRNLNDEIAHQDELINKLNKEKKLSGENNQKISEELQAAEDKVNHLNKVKAKLEQTLDELEDSLEREKKLRGDVEKSKRKVEGDLKLTQEAVADLERNKKELEQTIQRKDKEISSLTAKLEDEQSVVGKLQKQIKELQSRIEELEEEVEAERQARAKAEKQRADLARELEELGERLEEAGGATSAQIELNKKREAELAKLRRDLEESNIQHESTLANLRKKHNDAVSEMGEQIDQLNKLKAKAEKEKAQYFGELNDLRASVDHLANEKAAVEKVSKQLSQQLNDVQAKLDETNRTLNDFDAAKKKLSIENSDLLRQLEEAESQVSQLSKIKVSLTTQLEDTKRLADEEGRERATLLGKFRNLEHDLDNIREQVEEEAEAKADIQRQLSKANAEAQLWRQKYESEGIARSEELEEAKRKLQARLAEAEETIESLNQKVVALEKTKQRLATEVEDLQLEVDRANAIANAAEKKQKAFDKIIGEWKLKVDDLAAELDASQKECRNYSTELFRLKGAYEEGQEQLEAVRRENKNLADEVKDLLDQIGEGGRNIHEIEKARKRLEAEKDELQAALEEAEAALEQEENKVLRAQLELSQVRQEIDRRIQEKEEEFENTRKNHQRALDSMQASLEAEAKGKAEALRMKKKLEADINELEIALDHANKANAEAQKTIKRYQQQLKDTQTALEEEQRARDEAREQLGISERRANALQNELEESRTLLEQADRARRQAEQELGDAHEQLNDLSAQNSSLSAAKRKLESELQTLHSDLDELLNEAKNSEEKAKKAMVDAARLADELRAEQDHAQTQEKLRKALETQIKDLQVRLDEAEANALKGGKKAIQKLEQRVRELENELDGEQRRHADAQKNLRKSERRIKELSFQAEEDRKNHERMQDLVDKLQQKIKTYKRQIEEAEEIAALNLAKFRKAQQELEEAEERADLAEQAISKFRAKGRAPSVTRGASPAPRQRALDGLGGTFPPRFDLANEDF; this comes from the exons ATGCCTAAAGCACCAGCAGGTCAAGAAGACGAAGATCCAACCCCATACTTGTTCGTATCTCTCGAACAGAAACGTATTGACCAGACTAAGCCCTATGATGCCAAGAAATCATGCTGGGTACCGGACGAGAAGGAAGGTTTTGTCCTTGGAGAGATCAAGGGTACCAAAGGAGACCTTGTCACCGTTGGTGTTCCTGGAGGAGAG gaaaagaatttcaaaaaggaAAACGTTCACCAAGTGAATCCTCCAAAATACGAAAAAGTCGAAGATATGGCCGATTTGACTTATCTGAACGACGCTGCAGTCTTACATAACTTGAAGCAGCGATACTATGCAAAACTCATATAT ACCTACTCAGGGCTTTTCTGTGTTGCTATTAACCCCTACAAGCGTTTCCCTGTATATACCAACCGTTGTGCCAAGTTATACCGTGGTAAAAGGCGTAATGAAGTACCACCACACATCTTCGCCATTTCTGATGGTGCTTATGTCAACATGTTGACCA ACAATGAAAATCAATCTATGTTGATTAC TGGTGAGTCTGGTGCTGGTAAAACTGAAAACACGAAAAAGGTAATTGCCTACTTCGCCACCGTTGGTGCTTCATCCAAGAAGCCCACtgaagaagaaaagaagaagGGTACTCTTGAAGATCAAGTTGTACAAACTAACCCTGTACTTGAAGCTTTCGGTAACGCCAAGACAGTGCGTAACGACAACTCTTCTCGTTTC GGTAAATTCATCCGTATTCACTTCGGTCCTACTGGTAAACTTGCTGGTGCTGATATTGAAACTT ATCTACTTGAGAAGGCTCGTGTCATCTCCCAGCAAACTCTTGAAAGATCTTACCACATTTTCTACCAGATGATGTCTGGTGCCGTTCCTGGACTTAAAG AGTCGTGTCTCCTCTCCAACAACATCATGGATTACTACTTCATCTCTCAGGGTAAAACCACAATTCCAAACGTTGATGACGGTGAAGAATGTACATTGACAGAC CAAGCTTTCGATGTACTTGGTTTCACCCAAGAAGAAAAAGACAACATCTACAAGATCACTGCCTCTGTTATGCACATGGGTTGCATGAAATTCAAGCAAAGGGGTCGTGAAGAACAGGCTGAACCAGATGGCACAGAA GGAGGTGAACAAGTTGCCAAACTTCTGGGTATTGACCAAAATGCCTTGTACCAAGCTTTGTGCAAACCAAGAATCAAAGTCGGTAACGAGTTCGTCACCCAAGGTCGTAATGTCAACCAAGTATCATACTCCGTTGGTGCCATGTCAAAGGCCATGTTTGACAGGCTCTTCAAGTTCTTGGTCAAGAAGTGTAACGAAACTCTTGACACAAAACAAAAGAGACAACACTTCATTGGTGTACTTGATATTGCAGGTTTTGAAATCTTCGAT TACAACGGTTTCGAACAACTTTGCATTAACTTTACCAACGAGAAATTGCAACAATTCTTTAACCACCACATGTTCGTACTTGaacaagaagaatataaaaaagaagGTATCGACTGGGTCTTCATCGATTTTGGAATGGACTTGTTGGCCTGTATTGAGTTGATCGAGAAG CCTATGGGTATCCTCTCCATCCTTGAAGAAGAATCTATGTTCCCCAAAGCTACTGACAGGACCTTTGAAGAAAAGTTGAACACCAACCACTTGGGTAAATCACCCAACTTCTTGAAACCAAAACCACCAAAGCCTGGTCAGCAAGCTGCCCACTTCGCCATTGGGCATTATGCTGGTAAT GTACCATACAACATCACCGGTTGGTTGGAAAAGAACAAGGACCCCTTGAACGACACTGTTGTCGATCTCTACAAGAAGGGTACCAATAAACTGTTGGTAGAAATCTTCGCTGATCACCCAGGTCAATCTGGTAGCGCAGCTGATGCTAAAG GTGGACGTGGTAAGAAGGGAGGTGGTTTTGCTACTGTATCTTCTGCCTACAAG GAACAATTGAACAACTTGATGACCACCTTGAGATCTACCCAACCTCACTTCGTACGTTGTATCATTCCCAATGAAATGAAACAACCTGGAGTCATTGATTCTCACTTGGTTATGCACCAGTTGACTTGTAACGGTGTACTTGAAGGTATCCGTATCTGTAGGAAAGGTTTCCCCAACAGGATGGTCTACCCTGACTTCAAACTACG TTATAAAATCTTGAACCCAGCCGCTGTTACTAAGGAATCCGATCCCAAGAAGTGTGCTGGACACATTTTGGATGCTACGGGTCTTGACCCTGAAAATTACCGTCTAGGACACACCAAG GTATTCTTCCGTGCTGGAGTCTTGGGTCAGATGGAAGAACTACGTGACGAACGTCTTGGAAAGATTGTCACCTGGATGCAATCTTGGGCTCGTGGTTACTTGTCCAGGAAGGAGTTCAAGAAACTACAAGAGCAACGTTTGGCTCTCCAAGTTTGCCAGAGGAACTTGCGCAAATACCTAAAGTTGCGCACATGGCCATGGTACAAACTCTGGCAGAAGGTCAGACCACTCCTCAACGTCACCCGTATCGAGGATGAGATTGCT AAACTGGAAGAGAAGGCAAAGAAGGCTGAAGAAGCTTATGAACGTGAATCCAAAGCCAAGAAGGAGCTCGAGGGTCTTTACTCCAAACTTTTGGCTGAAAAGACTGAGCTCTTGAACTCTTTGGAAGGAGAGAAGGGATCTCTTTCTGAAACTCAAGAAAGGGCCAACAAATTGCAAGCCCAGAAGAACGACTTGGAATCTCAACTCCAG GAAACTCAAGACCGTTTGAGCCAAGAAGAGGATGCCCGCAACCAACTTAACCAACAAAAGAAGAAGTTGGAACAAGAAATTGGCGGTTACAAGAAGGACGTTGAAGACTTGGAACTCAATCTCCAAAAGGCTGAACAAGACAAAGCCACTAAGGAACACCAAATCAGAAACTTGAACGATGAAATCGCTCACCAAGACGAGCTCATCAACAAGTTGAACAAAGAGAAGAAACTTTCTGGAGAAAACAACCAGAAGATCTCTGAGGAACTCCAAGCTGCCGAAGACAAAGTCAACCATCTCAACAAGGTTAAAGCCAAATTGGAACAAACCTTGGACGAGCTTGAAGACTCCCTCGAAAGAGAGAAGAAACTTCGTGGAGATGTTGAGAAATCCAAGAGGAAGGTTGAAGGTGACTTGAAACTCACCCAAGAAGCTGTCGCTGACTTGGAACGCAACAAGAAGGAACTCGAACAGACCATCCAACGCAAAGACAAGGAAATCTCATCCCTCACTGCCAAACTGGAGGACGAACAATCCGTTGTTGGAAAACTCCAGAAACAAATCAAGGAACTCCAATCTCGCATCGAAGAATTGGAAGAGGAAGTCGAAGCTGAACGTCAAGCTCGTGCCAAGGCTGAAAAACAACGTGCTGATTTGGCCAGAGAATTGGAAGAACTTGGTGAGCGTTTGGAAGAAGCTGGTGGTGCCACTTCTGCCCAAATCGAACTCAACAAGAAACGTGAGGCTGAACTCGCCAAGCTCCGCAGGGATCTTGAGGAATCCAACATCCAACACGAAAGCACTCTCGCCAACCTTCGCAAGAAGCACAACGATGCTGTTTCCGAAATGGGTGAACAAATCGACCAACTCAACAAACTCAAGGCAAA GGCTGAAAAAGAGAAGGCTCAATACTTCGGCGAACTCAACGACTTACGTGCATCTGTGGACCATTTGGCTAACGAAAAG GCTGCTGTTGAAAAGGTATCCAAACAACTCTCTCAACAACTCAACGACGTTCAGGCTAAACTTGATGAAACCAACCGTACCCTCAATGACTTCGACGCTGCCAAGAAGAAGTTGTCCATCGAGAACTCTGACTTGCTCAGACAACTCGAGGAAGCCGAATCTCAAGTTTCTCAACTCAGCAAGATCAAGGTATCACTCACCACTCAATTGGAAGACACCAAGAGGTTAGCCGATGAAGAAGGTCGCGAACGTGCCACACTCCTTGGCAAATTCCGTAATCTTGAACACGACTTGGACAACATCCGTGAACAAGTTGAGGAAGAAGCTGAAGCTAAGGCTGACATCCAACGTCAACTCAGCAAAGCCAACGCTGAAGCCCAATTGTGGAGACAGAAATACGAATCTGAAGGTATCGCCCGCTCTGAAGAACTTGAAGAAGCTAAGAGGAAACTCCAAGCTCGTTTGGCTGAAGCTGAAGAGACCATCGAATCACTCAACCAGAAAGTCGTTGCCCTCGAGAAGACCAAACAGAGATTGGCTACTGAAGTCGAAGATCTCCAACTCGAAGTCGACCGTGCCAACGCAATTGCCAATGCTGCTGAAAAGAAACAGAAGGCATTCGACAAAATCATTGGAGAATGGAAACTCAAGGTTGACGACCTTGCTGCTGAACTTGACGCCAGCCAGAAGGAATGCAGAAACTACTCCACCGAATTGTTCAGACTCAAGGGAGCTTACGAAGAAGGACAAGAACAATTGGAAGCTGTCAGACGTGAAAACAAGAACTTGGCTGATGAAGTCAAGGACCTTCTTGACCAAATCGGCGAAGGTGGACGCAACATCCATGAAATCGAAAAGGCCAGGAAACGTTTGGAAGCTGAAAAGGACGAATTACAAGCCGCTCTCGAAGAAGCTGAAGCCGCTCTTGAACAGGAAGAAAACAAGGTACTCCGTGCCCAATTGGAACTCTCTCAAGTACGTCAAGAAATCGACCGCCGCATCCAAGAGAAAGAGGAGGAATTCGAAAACACCAGGAAGAACCACCAACGTGCCCTCGACTCCATGCAAGCTTCCCTCGAGGCTGAAGCCAAGGGTAAAGCTGAGGCCCTTCGCATGAAGAAGAAGTTGGAAGCCGACATCAACGAACTCGAAATTGCATTGGACCACGCCAACAAG GCTAATGCTGAGGCCCAAAAGACCATCAAACGCTACCAACAACAACTCAAGGATACCCAGACTGCCCTCGAAGAAGAACAACGTGCACGTGACGAAGCCCGTGAACAACTTGGAATCTCTGAACGTCGTGCTAATGCTCTTCAGAACGAACTTGAAGAATCTCGCACACTTTTGGAACAAGCTGACCGTGCCAGACGTCAAGCTGAACAAGAATTGGGAGATGCCCATGAACAACTCAACGACCTCTCCGCCCAGAACTCATCCTTGTCTGCTGCCAAGAGGAAACTCGAAAGCGAACTCCAAACCCTCCACTCCGACCTCGACGAACTTCTCAACGAAGCCAAGAACTCCGAAGAGAAGGCCAAGAAGGCTATGGTTGATGCTGCCCGTCTAGCTGATGAACTCAGAGCCGAACAAGACCACGCTCAAACTCAAGAAAAACTCCGCAAGGCCCTCGAAACACAAATCAAGGACCTCCAAGTTCGTCTTGATGAAGCCGAGGCCAATGCCCTTAAGGGAGGAAAGAAGGCCATCCAGAAATTGGAACAACGTGTCAGAGAATTGGAGAACGAATTAGACGGAGAACAGAGGAGACACGCTGACGCCCAGAAGAACCTCAGGAAGTCCGAGAGACGTATCAAGGAATTGAGCTTCCAGGCTGAAGAAGACCGCAAGAACCACGAACGTATGCAAGACTTGGTTGACAAACTCCAACAGAAGATCAAGACCTACAAGAGGCAGATCGAAGAAGCCGAAGAAATTGCTGCCCTCAACTTGGCCAAATTCCGCAAGGCACAACAGGAATTGGAAGAAGCTGAAGAACGCGCTGATCTTGCCGAACAAGCTATTTCCAAATTCAGAGCGAAGGGACGTGCCCCATCTGTCACCAGAGGAGCCAGCCCAGCA CCTCGCCAACGCGCCCTTGATGGCTTAGGAGGAACCTTCCCACCTAGGTTCGACCTTGCAAATGAAGATTTTTAA